The sequence GACCCCGCAGAAGTCGGACGACGGCAAGGTCGTCGTGGCGTACATGAACGGCGCCGGCGACAACGCCAAGTGCAACCAGCTCACCCAGCTCGACCTCGCCACCGGCAAGAAGGGCTGGAGCGCCCAGGTCGCCGACGGCGGGCTGTTCGACAGCGCGCTCAACGTCGAACTCAGCGTGGCGGGCAGCACGTTGATGGTGGGCCGCTCCGAGTCGGGCACCGCCTACGACATCGACAGCGGCAAGAAGCTGTACGACAAGAAGCGCTACGGCAACGCCTGCTTCCCCGCCGGGTACGCGGGCGGCGCCGGCCGGCTCGTCCAGGTGGCGTCCTGCGCGGCCTCGACCAGCACCGAGCACGACGAGCTGCGGGAACTCGACCCGGCCACCGGCAAGGTGAAGTGGACCCAGTCCCTCAAGAAGGGCTGGCAGGTCAGCCGGGTGTACTCGATGAACCCGCTCGTGGTCTATCTGACCAACCAGGACAAGAAGACGTGGAACATCTCCACCTTCACCTCGACCGGCAAGTTCCGCTCCCAGGTCAAGGTCGACGAGAAGTTCTCCCCGAGCTGCGGCTGGGCGATCCTGGAGCGCGACCTCCAGGGCTGCCAGGGCGTCGCGGCCGACGCCGACACGCTCTACCTGCCCACGTCCGCGACCTCCAGCGCCAACGAGATCGTCGCGATCAGCCTCTCCACCGGCACCGCGAAGTGGCGGGTCAAGTCCCCGGCGGACGAGCCGATGGCCCCGATGAAGGTCGAGGGCGGCAAGCTCATCGCGTATGTGCAGCCGTCGTACGACGCGGGCGGCCAGGTCGTCTCGATCCCGACCGCCGGCTCCGCCCACACCCCCACGAAGCTGCTCCAGAACCCGCAGGGCACCGCGGAGATCGAGGACACCTTCTACAACGGCGTCGTCGACTGGGCCGACGGGCGCTTCATCATCTCGGCCGGCCGGCTGAACGGAAACGACGAGTCGAAGGAGAAGCTGATCATGGCCTTCGGCAACTGAGCCCGGCCCGCTTCCCCGCTCTCCGCCCGATCCGTCCGCCGTCCGGCCTTCCGAGTGTCACCGAGGTACCCGAGCCATGACCCAGCCGCCCCCGCCCCCGCCGAACCAGCCCCCGCAGCAGGGGGGTTTCGGCCCGCCGCCCCCGTCGCAGCCGGCGCCGTCCACCCCCTCGCCCTCGCTGGACAAGCAGCCCCCCGCGGCCCCGCCGCCCCCGCAGGGCGCCCCGACCCCGCCGCCCCCGCAGGACGGCCCGGGCGGGCAGCCCCCGCAGCCGCCCCAGCAGACCCCGCCGCCCGGCCCCCCGCAGCCGGCGCCCGGCTACGGCTACCCCCAGCAGGCGCCCCCGCCGGCCGGCTACGGCTACCCCGCCGCGCCCCCGAACCCGTACGGCCAGCAGCCCCCCGCCCCCTACGGGGCGCCGCAGCAGAACCCGTACGCCATGCCCACCCAGCCGATGCAGCAGTCCGGGCAGCCGGGCTACGGCTATCCGGGCCAGCCCCCGACCATGCCGATGCGGCAGCAGGGCGGTGGCGGCGGCCGGAACAACACCGCGCTGTACATCGTCATCGCGGCGGTCGTCGTCATCGCGCTGATCGTGGGCGGCGGCATCTGGTACGCGGGCTCCGGTGACGGCGGCACCAAGCAGGGCACCGCCTCCTCCGGCGGCGGCAACGGCGGCGGTCAGGACAAGGGTTCCGGCGGTTCGACCGGCGGCAAGGAGAAGGTGCCGGCGAACACGGCGGCCAAGGTCCTCTTCCAGGTCCCCTCGCCCTCGGTGAAGGACACGGTGAGCACCTCCGGCTCCTGGCTGACCGGCAAGGTGTACGCCAAGACCGGCGTGAACGAGATCGTGGGCTACGACCCGGTCAAGGGCACCAAGCTGTGGACGGTCGAGCTGCCCGGCCCGGTCTGCGCGGCCAGCCGGCACATCACCGACGACGACAAGACCGCGATCACCTACCAGCCGACGAACAAGAAGTACTCCGGCTGCTCCGACATCGCGGCGATCGACCTCGACGCGGGCAAGAAGCTGTGGACGAAGACCGTCAACGTCGGTGACTACCCGGTCAATTACCAGAACGTGACGGTCTCCCAGCACACCGTCGCGCTCGGTGACAGCAACGGCGGCGCGGCCTTCGACATCGACTCCGGCAAGCCGCTGTGGCAGCCGAAGCCGGGCGAGGACTGCTACGACTCGGGCTACGGCGGCGGCGCCAAGCTGGTCGCGGTGCGCAGCTGCGGCGACTCGGACAACACCCAGCTGTCCATCCAGACCATCGACCCGAAGTCGGGCAAGGTGCTCTCCGAGTACAAGATGGACCCGGGCATCGAGTACGCCTCGGTCGTCTCCACCGACCCGCTGGTGGTGGCCGCCGA is a genomic window of Streptomyces sp. WP-1 containing:
- a CDS encoding PQQ-binding-like beta-propeller repeat protein, whose product is MTQPPPPPPNQPPQQGGFGPPPPSQPAPSTPSPSLDKQPPAAPPPPQGAPTPPPPQDGPGGQPPQPPQQTPPPGPPQPAPGYGYPQQAPPPAGYGYPAAPPNPYGQQPPAPYGAPQQNPYAMPTQPMQQSGQPGYGYPGQPPTMPMRQQGGGGGRNNTALYIVIAAVVVIALIVGGGIWYAGSGDGGTKQGTASSGGGNGGGQDKGSGGSTGGKEKVPANTAAKVLFQVPSPSVKDTVSTSGSWLTGKVYAKTGVNEIVGYDPVKGTKLWTVELPGPVCAASRHITDDDKTAITYQPTNKKYSGCSDIAAIDLDAGKKLWTKTVNVGDYPVNYQNVTVSQHTVALGDSNGGAAFDIDSGKPLWQPKPGEDCYDSGYGGGAKLVAVRSCGDSDNTQLSIQTIDPKSGKVLSEYKMDPGIEYASVVSTDPLVVAADVGDSAGDGSGISDYFSIDDRTGKLLARISAPGKTYGGRCDGITRIEDCHEVVAGGGKLFVPTEEHDGSGSSYSTTNEVVAFDLATGKPTGLRAEAGDGYLLSPLRMDGDNLIAYKKPPYDKGGQIVSIDGSTFKETKLLENPSTESVRRAEGSMLPDYAEILFGNGRLYMSDVFVDKADPNDDKSYLVLAFGTGG
- a CDS encoding PQQ-binding-like beta-propeller repeat protein, with amino-acid sequence MTQPPDQSPSGGFGAPQDPRDPRDPRDPRNPESSGGPGSPGSPGSPESPGNQPPVPAQPPAAPATPAAPPPTVLSKPPAAPVPPAPQAQPGPPPQPGQPPQPPQQPAPGYGYPQQPGPYGAPTAPGTPGPYGTPAAPGPYGAPAAPAAPGTPGPYGYPQQPQQPGPYGQQPQPGYGFPPQPPYPGAPGTAPGGPFPPQGGGGKKKTVLIVGAAAAALLVIAGTVYAVTSGGDGKKKPVAEQSGSGAPTSSGAPSASSPATGGDDPEDLNKGRASGEAKVLWYKSAPDAPGAGADAPGMWIAGNTVVKAAYKQVFAYDTGNGSSPWGPLAFPQKICAVTPQKSDDGKVVVAYMNGAGDNAKCNQLTQLDLATGKKGWSAQVADGGLFDSALNVELSVAGSTLMVGRSESGTAYDIDSGKKLYDKKRYGNACFPAGYAGGAGRLVQVASCAASTSTEHDELRELDPATGKVKWTQSLKKGWQVSRVYSMNPLVVYLTNQDKKTWNISTFTSTGKFRSQVKVDEKFSPSCGWAILERDLQGCQGVAADADTLYLPTSATSSANEIVAISLSTGTAKWRVKSPADEPMAPMKVEGGKLIAYVQPSYDAGGQVVSIPTAGSAHTPTKLLQNPQGTAEIEDTFYNGVVDWADGRFIISAGRLNGNDESKEKLIMAFGN